One genomic window of Cercospora beticola chromosome 5, complete sequence includes the following:
- a CDS encoding uncharacterized protein (antiSMASH:Cluster_7) codes for MRKAHHRLIDWIIIEVFLNRARHPLATDGRLRACIKRLHRYRVRSEPAESDSELSTTHASDSQRDLAYADSTEQYRRGRLNYQEDRPRVPDDSRTGPRLSRPLVLRGGSDNEDPADLLLSQREQPRRSFATQATAFLRRSSSAIVARARSLAELETWRNAYRRISDPATYRRILRRLSDLLLRRRDSVIENDDNDPVDSRAYGTFDGSASPLLSGARNQHFTQGFGFGEDEQIHPRRSRRQESNVPPDVVPTPRATPPIPMPPGPPNPRRGTIPPFLVPGTPPNTVDPAHVPSSDDLPSLSGVNEPVNPPPQRLESLGQLGVPPPPSSSPRPAEPLAGPSHLPPLPELRPTDVRAVREHREGLTRADSRGRLLAVNSDTLTGTAQGHDDVGRFMRKRREGEAATPSPVVGGCETRTPAPPAGAPTDDGIHQGELPDNWLEMERRRTRERREAEAEARLRAAARTAPNQETPQRPDSTTSSWLTDDEVDSNEIAVRSSSSDGVWFPFTAAAAAAAARNARVAAGSAPGALQPGREPSPISDDEAAVTSASEDSADDADYMSLEDARQL; via the exons ATGCGCAAAGCTCATCACAGGCTGATCGATTGGATAATCATCGAGGTATTTCTTAACCGTGCACGGCATCCTCTCGCCACAGATGGACGTCTCAGGGCATGCATCAAGCGTCTGCACCGCTACAGAGTAAGAAGCGAACCTGCTGAGAGCGATTCGGAATTGAGCACGACCCACGCTTCTGACAGCCAGCGCGACCTTGCGTATGCTGACAGCACTGAACAATATCGCCGTGGAAGGTTGAATTATCAAGAGGATAGACCCAGGGTGCCAGATGACTCCCGGACAGGACCTCGGCTCTCTCGACCCTTGGTGCTCCGCGGCGGCTCGGATAATGAAGATCCGGCAGATTTACTGCTGTCGCAGCGAGAGCAGCCAAGGCGCAGTTTTGCTACGCAAGCAACTGCGTTCCTACGGCGGTCGAGCAGCGCCATTGTTGCCCGCGCTCGTAGTCTCGCAGAACTCGAGACCTGGCGAAATGCGTACAGGCGCATCAGCGACCCTGCAACATACCGCAGGATCCTGAGACGGCTAAGCGACTTGCTGCTTCGTCGCCGCGATTCAGTGATCGAGAATGATGATAATGATCCGGTTGATAGCAGAG CGTACGGGACTTTCGATGGCTCTGCCTCACCTCTACTCTCCGGCGCGCGCAATCAACACTTTACCCAAGGCTTTGGCTTCGGCGAGGATGAACAAATACACCCACGACGTTCGCGTCGTCAAGAGTCCAATGTGCCTCCGGACGTCGTGCCAACCCCACGTGCCACGCCGCCCATTCCCATGCCACCGGGCCCTCCCAACCCCAGGCGGGGCACCATACCACCTTTTCTAGTTCCGGGCACGCCCCCGAACACCGTCGATCCTGCTCATGTTCCAAGCAGCGATGACCTGCCGAGCCTCTCAGGCGTGAACGAGCCTGTGAATCCGCCACCCCAACGTCTCGAATCGCTAGGCCAATTGGGAgtacctccaccaccttcatCGTCTCCAAGACCAGCCGAGCCACTTGCAGGCCCTTCGCACCTCCCGCCCCTGCCTGAATTGCGCCCTACTGATGTCAGAGCCGTTCGTGAACATCGTGAGGGCCTCACGCGTGCTGACAGTCGAGGTCGACTCCTAGCCGTGAACTCGGATACCCTAACCGGGACTGCTCAGGGCCACGATGACGTTGGACGTTTCATGCGCAAGCGACGCGAAGGGGAAGCCGCCACCCCGTCTCCAGTGGTAGGCGGCTGCGAGACGCGTACTCCTGCGCCACCTGCAGGCGCTCCCACTGATGATGGCATCCATCAAGGCGAACTACCTGACAACTGGCTTGAAATGGAAAGAAGACGAACCCGTGAGCGGCGGGAAGCGGAGGCAGAAGCTCGCCTGCGAGCCGCCGCTCGCACTGCACCGAACCAAGAGACCCCTCAACGCCCTGATTCAACTACATCATCTTGGCTTACGGACGATGAGGTCGATTCGAACGAGATCGCTGTCCGCTCGTCGTCGAGTGACGGCGTATGGTTTCCcttcactgctgctgctgctgctgccgccgctagGAATGCCAGGGTCGCTGCGGGATCTGCACCGGGGGCACTTCAGCCAGGAAGGGAACCTTCTCCTATTTCGGATGACGAGGCTGCTGTGACTTCCGCATCGGAGGACAGTGCAGATGATGCTGATTATATGAGTTTGGAGGACGCACGACAATTGTGA